The Meleagris gallopavo isolate NT-WF06-2002-E0010 breed Aviagen turkey brand Nicholas breeding stock unplaced genomic scaffold, Turkey_5.1 ChrUn_random_7180001862748, whole genome shotgun sequence genome has a segment encoding these proteins:
- the LOC104915960 gene encoding LOW QUALITY PROTEIN: acyl-coenzyme A thioesterase THEM4-like (The sequence of the model RefSeq protein was modified relative to this genomic sequence to represent the inferred CDS: inserted 2 bases in 1 codon) has protein sequence MWRSCGXGVRAVVAHGLCRVPPTALCSVSPQDLAVPNAGWSVAMREQFQRLLRRAADGSWRRIPSYRRGLEHLPEVQQMVVGPVTGPGPRLFLRNLDTEGAGFEYAIFLHASGHRTQCLCQLGPYLEGHHGFTHGGAIATLIDTTVGTCALAVAKTSVMTAKLSISYLAPMPVGAVVMADSRLERHEGRKIFLSCCVRDTKGDTLYAEATALFIQVEDTKPPPAACP, from the exons GCTCTGTGCTCGGTGTCCCCGCAGGACTTGGCCGTCCCCAATGCTGGGTGGAGCGTGGCCATGCGTGAGCAGTTCCAGCGTCTGCTGCGCCGCGCTGCTGACGGCTCCTGGCGCCGCATCCCCTCCTACCGCCGCGGACTTGAGCACCTCCCAG AGGTGCAGCAGATGGTGGTGGGGCCGGTGACGGGGCCGGGGCCGCGGCTGTTCCTGCGCAACTTGGATACAGAGGGTGCTGGCTTTGAGTACGCCATCTTCCTGCATGCCTCCGGCCACCGCACGCAGTGCCTGTGCCAGCTGGGACCCTACCTGGAGGGCCACCACGG CTTCACGCACGGTGGTGCCATCGCCACTCTCATTGACACCACGGTGGGGACGTGCGCGCTGGCGGTGGCCAAAACGTCGGTGATGACGGCCAAGCTGAGCATCAGCTACCTGGC CCCCATGCCAGTGGGTGCTGTGGTGATGGCCGACAGCCGCTTGGAGCGGCACGAGGGACGCAAAATCTTCCTTTCCTGCTGTGTGCGTGACACCAAAGGGGACACGCTGTACGCCGAGGCCACCG cacTCTTCATCCAGGTGGAGGACACCAAGCCCCCCCCGGCCGCCTGTCCCTAG